The genomic DNA TCTTACCTACAGAAAGCAACGGACAAACTTTCCGTTTTGCTGAAAGAAAGTAACAAAGAAAAAATCACCAGCATCATAAATAGCAGTAACTTATATGTAAAAGGCCTAGCTCAAACCAAATCAATAACAGAAAAAAGAGACAATCTTATTTCTGCAGAGTTAGACGTTATCGGCCCCAAAATGACTAACACAATCAAAACGGCCAAGAACTCAGTCATTTCAGATCAAGATAAATTAGGACCAAAACTTCAGAGTAGAAATAGTCGTGCCATTTTGAGTGTCTGGATTGCGGGCATATGCGCACTGGTTCTCGGCAGTATTGCTGCAATTATAATCGGTAGAAATATTACCTTACCTCTTCAGAAAGTTGTCGAAGCAGCTTACAGAATTGCCAATGGAGATATGCCGGACAGCATCGAAGGTGCTGATAGAAAAGATGAGCTAGGCTCTTTGGCTACAGCCTTTAATAAAATGACGAAATCTTTGAACTATATGGCAACAGCCATGGGCCGCATTGCAGATTCAGACTTAACCGTTAAAGTTAGCCCTAGGTCTGAAAATGATACCATAGGAATCGCGCTTGCCCGGATGCTGGAGAACCTCAAAGACGATAACATGAAGATCCATGAAACCGTCAGCATCCTATCTTCTTCACTCAGCCAGATTTCAGCAGCTTCAGCGGAGTTAACCGCAAGCGCTGCAGAAACTGCTAGCGCAGTGACTGAAACCAACGCGACGGTGGAAGAAGTAAAGCAGACTGCGCATCTATCGAATGAGAAATCGAGGCAGGTGGCAGACGTAGCCCGCAAAGCAGTAAGAACCTCGCAGCAGGGACAAAAGACTTCCGAAGAAGCAGCGTCCGGAATGCGTAATATCAGACATCAAATGGATACGATTGCTTCGAGCATTGTAAAGTTGGCCGAGCAATCTCAACATATCGGAGATATCATCTTCGTAGTTAACGATCTTGCCGATCAATCAAATATTCTTGCTGTTAACGCATCAATTGAAGCTTCTAAAGCCGGCGAAGAAGGACGTGGATTCACCGTTGTTGCCCGCGAAATTAGAAACTTATCTGATCAGTCGAAGCAGTCAGTAGCTCAAATTCAATTGATTCTGGCCGACATTCAAAAGGCTACAAGTTCCGCTGTTATGATTACTGAAGAAGGTGGTAAGGCTGTTGAAACAGGAGCAAATCTATCATCACAGACTGGTGAATCGATTTTGAGCCTCAGCACAGTTATCAACCAAAGTGCTCAATCCTCTGCACAGATTGCTGCTTCGAGCCAGGAGCAGCTGGCTGGACTTGATCAAGTTGCAGTAGCTCTCGGAAGCATTAAACAGGCAGGAGAGCAAAATCTCGAAAGCTCCAGACAGCTGGAAATAGCTGTAAAAGATCTCGATGTTCAGGCTAAGTCACTTCAAGTCATGATGGATCGCTTCAAATTATAACAAATTGTGATTCTCTAATCGACAAATTCCAAAAATTGTAAAACCCGATGAATTTATATTCATCGGGTTTTTGCGTTGCAGCTCGTTATTCATAAAAAAACCATAAAAACTACTTTTAAATCTGTCAAACGACCAAAAAGAGTATAATAGTCAGAATTTAAGTTATAACCACGAATCTGTAACAGCACTCAAACGCCTAATATTATTAAAAATAAAAAACAATATCGCATTTTTTGCAAAAATGTCTTTTTAAAAACATATAATTACGATAATTTTCATCATTCATTAACGAATTCAGTATTTCATACAATTTTCAGGAGGAAAAGAATGAGTAAGGTAATTTTGAGAACTATTATGATGGTTATGGTGATGTCCCTAGCGTTCGTCATGCTGACCGGCTGTTCTAAAGAAGAGGAAAAAATCAAAATTGGTTTTAATATCCCTCTTACAGGCGACATTCCTAAAGTTGGGGAAGCTTCCAGAAATGCAGCAGAAATGCTCAAAGAAGAGATCAACAGCCAGGGCGGACTCGAAGTCGGCGGCAAAAAGATCCCTCTCGAATTCTACTACGAAGACAACGAATCCAAAGCGGAATCAGCAGTTAACGTTGCTCTTAAACTCATCGAGCAGAACGGCGTTGTTGCAATCGTAGGACCTAACTCCTCCAAGCAGGCTGTACCTGCAGGTGGAACATGTAATGACAACCGCACTCCAATGGTTTCACCTTGGTCCACAAACCCAGACACTACCAAAGACCGTCCTTGGGTTTTCCGTGCAGCATTCCTCGATCCTTTCCAGGGTCCAGTTGCTTCAAACTTCGCTGCTAAGCAGTTCAATGCTAAGACAGCAGCAGTTCTTTTCGACGTATCTAACGATTACTCAAAAGGCCTTGCTGAAATCTTCAAATCCGAGTGGGAAAGCAAGCATGGAGCTGACTCCGTTGTTGCTTTCGAATCTCACGGAACAAAAGATCAGGATTTCTCCGCACAGCTAACAAATATCATCAACTCAAGCCCTGATTTCATATTTGTTCCTGACAACTACAATCAGGTTGCTCTTATCGTTAAGCAGGCACATGACCTAGGTTGGACAGGTCCTTTCATGGGCTCTGATGCTTGGGGCTCTTCTGAGCTAATGACTCTTTGTGGTAAAGACTGCATAGGCCAGTTCTTCTCCACTCACTACGCTGCTGCCGGCGCTAAAGGCGCAACCAAAGAATTCATCGACCGCTACACAGCGAAGTTCAATGAAACTCCTGACGATGTAGCAGCTCTCACATGGGACGCAACTCGTCTTCTTCTTCAGGCAATTCAGGATGCCGGTTCTTACAGCTCTGATGTTAAAGTTGAGCGCAAAGCTATCCGCGACTCTCTTAGCACCATCAAAGAATTTGCTGGTATCACTGGTTCCATGGCATTTGATTCACAGGGTGACCCAATCAAATGTGCTGTTGTTGTTCGCATCGACGAAAACGGACAGTTCGTATTTGCTGAGTCTGTTTGCCCATAGGTTAAACACTTAGATTACAGACGACAGAGGAATTATCTTCTGTCGTCTGCTTTTTTACCGAATATTATCTCGACTGAATGGACACATTCAGTATAAGTACGGTAACGCAACTGATGTTAACGTTTTAGGTACCTCCTGATCCGTTTTTAACATTAACAAGGAGCCCCCCCTTGGGCTTACAAATATGAAGAGGAATGACCTACTGTGGATATCCTCATCCAGAACCTGCTCAATGCGTTGCAATGGGGTAGTTTTTACGCCCTAATTGCTCTCGGATACACACTTGTTTATGGAGTTTTGCTCCTGATCAACTTTGCCCACGGTGATGTATTCATGGTGGGAGCGTACATAGCATTTTTCGTAGCAACTTTTTTTCTGGGATTTGTCGACCTCAGCCCATGGCTTACTCTAGCTTTAACTGTACCACTGACCATGCTTTTAACAGCAGGAGTTGGTGTTACGCTTGAGCGTGTTGCCTATCGCCCTCTTCGAAGAAAAGGGGCGCATAGACTATATGTGGTAATTACCGCTTTGATGTGTGGCCTAATGCTTGAGAACAGCAACCTAGCTCTACTTGGAGCAAGCCGTAAAAAATTCCCTGAACTATTGGACAAGGTGATTTACACCTGGGGCAATGTTTCGGTCACTAACCTAAAACTTATCGTAATTTTCACAGCTATCGCAGTATTTATCCTTCTTGAGTTCATTGTTACCCGTACTAAAATCGGGATGGCAATGCGCGGAATTTCATACGATAAGTTCGCAATACCGCTCATGGGTATTCCCATCGATAACGTAATTGTATTCACCTTTGTTCTTGGATCAGGAATGGCAGGTTTGGCAGGGCTTTTATTCGCTATGTCATATCCAATTCTCGAACCGTACATGGGCGCACTTATCGGTTGGAAAGCATTTATTGCCGCCGTGGTCGGAGGAATTGGAGATATCCGCGGAGCGTTTCTGGGAGGATTCTTACTTGGATTTATCGAAGTAGGCGTTGTAGCTATTTTCCCTTCCTCTTACAGAGACTTGTTCGCATTCTCAATCCTGCTGATGATTCTTTGGATAAAACCAACTGGAATCTTCGGTGTTGCCAAGACAACCAAGATTTAGAGTATTGGAATAGAAATAATGCAAAAGTACAGTTTCAATTTCGGAATATGGGGTATGGCCCTCATCGTAGTTGCTCTTTCGCAATTAGGAGCACTGAACCTTTATTTTCAGTCGGTGATTATGTTCATCGGCATCAATGTAATACTGTCCTCCAGCCTTAACGTGGTTAACGGATACATGGGGGAATTTTCCTGTGGTCATGCTGGATTCATGTGTGTAGGCGCATACGTTTCCTCCATCCTCAGTGTTATATTCTTTTCCCAGAATGCTATTTTCGGAGCGCCAATTCTGCCTCCTGAATTAGCTATTATCGGTTTCCCAATCGTTGTAATCATTTCAGGACTCGTAGCTGGTCTTACAGGTCTGATTGTTGCGATTCCATCGTTTAAGACACGCGGCGACTACCTCGCTATCATTACTATTGCGGCTAACTACATGGTTATTTCCGCAATCGAAAATGTTGACGTAATCGGTGGCTCTCGCGGGTTCATGGGGATGAGAAAAGTAGTCAATGCAATGACTGACGTTATTGATCTTCCGTGGATGATGATCTGGGTAATACTTGGAACCTACATGAGTATCTGGATGATTCGCAGATTTGTTTCTTCAACCTACGGAAAAGGCATCATGGCTGTTTCTCAGGATGAAGTTGCAGCAGAAATCATGAGTGTTAACACCAACAAAATGAAGATGGCAGCATTCATGCTTTCATCCGGTCTTGCTGGTGTGGCAGGCGCTCTTTTTGCTCACGTTCTAGGTTACGTTAATCCTCAGTCTTTCAATATTATGAAATCAACTGAGTGTCTGGTTATGGTATATCTCGGCGGAATGGGGTCCATGGGCGGAGCCGTTCTTTCTGCGATTCTCTTTACCGTAATGCTTGAACTGCTAAGGTTCATCATTCCGGCAATCGATACCGGCCTGCACATTATAAATGTTCTTCCAGACTCATACCACTTAAGTCAGGTATGGAAGTGGGTATTAATCCCACTAACTCTGATTCTGCTCATGCAGTTCAGGCCAGAAGGACTTATGGGTAATAAAGAACTGCCCAAGCTGTTCCCGGGGCTGAAAAAATTCTACAAATTTAAGTAGATAATATCATACCCCCCGCGAAACGGAGATTATATGTCGCTTTTAAGTATAGATGGACTCACACAAAGATTCGGAGGGCTGCAAGCCGTATCCGATTTTAATATCGAGCTTGAAGAAGGTTCCCTGACCAGCCTTATTGGACCTAATGGAGCAGGTAAAACCACTATCTTCAACCTCATCTCAGGCTTTTATCAGCCAACTGAAGGCGTTATAACCTTCGACGGCACACCGACAAGCAATCTGAAACCACATCAGGTAACATCACTTGGCGTTGCCCGCACATTTCAGAATATCCGCCTCTGGAACGATATGACTGTAATGGATAACATCCGCATCGCTCAGCATTACCGCATGGGCTATGGAGTCCTTGATGCAATCATGCGGACCAAAAAATACTACCTGAGAGAGAAGGAAATCGAGAGAATATCAACCGAACTCCTCGAATTCATGGACCTTAGAGAGTATGCAGAAGAACTCCCGACGAACCTCCCCTACGGACTCCAACGCAGGGTTGAGATTGCGCGGGCAATGTCCATTCAGCCGAAGCTGCTGCTTCTTGATGAACCAGCAGCGGGACTCAACTCCTCGGACGTTGATGGACTAATTACATTGATTAAGTGGATTCACGATGAGTTCGACATCACAATACTAATGATTGAACATCAGATGAAGGTCGTAATGTCCCTCTGTTCATGGATTAAATGTATTGATTTCGGTACAACCATCGACGAAGGCCCCCCTGAACATATTCAGTCCAGTGAGACTGTTATTAAAGCTTATTTGGGAGATGATTCAATTTGAATACTCTACTCGAAGTCAAAGATCTCTGCGTTAAATACGGTAATATTGAGGCGCTTCACGGCATCTCATTTAATGTTAACGAAGGTGAAATTGTTACTCTTATCGGCGCTAACGGCGCAGGCAAGACAACCACACTGCTATCAGTAAGCCGCCTTCCCCCACCGGAAGCGCCGAAAGTAATCAGTGGCGAAATCTCGTGGAAAGGAGAATCCATTCTGAACGTTCCTCCCCACGAAATTATTTCAAAACTTCACATGGCGCTGGTTCCTGAAGGAAGACACATTTTCGGAAACTTAACCGTTGAAGAAAATCTTAAGCTTGCAACCTATGCACGCAAGGACTCCGCTAAAGATATTAACGGAGATTACGACAGAGTTTTTGCTCTGTTTCCACGCCTTGCAGAACGCAGAAAGCAGCGTAGTGAATCTCTTTCCGGCGGCGAACAGCAAATGCTTGCTGTTGGTAGAGCGCTCATGTCGAAATGTACATTCATCATGCTTGATGAGCCTTCAATGGGCTTAGCTCCGCTTTTGATGTACGATATGTTCCGCACGCTCAAGAAGCTTAATCAGGAAGGGCTAACCATCCTGCTAATCGAGCAAAACGCGAACCTCGCGCTTAAATTTGCGCACAGAGGATACGTTCTCGACACAGGTGAAATTGTTGCTCAAGGTACCTCTGCTGAACTTCTGGCTAATCCAGAAGTTAAGAAAGCATACTTAGGTGGCTAGCACTAAGACTTGTGTTTAGCTGATCCCTAATAAACGGATCGGCAAAGCTGGAAATACCATTTAAAAAGACCGGAGATTTTCTCCGGTCTTTTTTTGCGTTATGGCAAACGTATCAATACTGAAAGCTAAAGACTCGATTCAACATAGACGCGCTTTATTTTTAACATTCTTCATGATATTCTTTGCGCCAATGACTGAC from Maridesulfovibrio frigidus DSM 17176 includes the following:
- a CDS encoding HAMP domain-containing methyl-accepting chemotaxis protein: MLKRLTVGQKIFFSFLIVSLLFGLVSIESLMALNKSSSGFTDYQDFAREANIIGQIQASTLEGHTHVKDYIITGDDKYRLKYEHSSKSMLSLIDSAQKSFASEGRVALIVEIKLMMDQYEKSFAEIVKAQMTRTALADDIMVPAGNSMEQSFEQIIDNLGSSAKNSAALYWCAKGVRHLILGRLYAAKYLDVSNESHINKSLLEMSYLQKATDKLSVLLKESNKEKITSIINSSNLYVKGLAQTKSITEKRDNLISAELDVIGPKMTNTIKTAKNSVISDQDKLGPKLQSRNSRAILSVWIAGICALVLGSIAAIIIGRNITLPLQKVVEAAYRIANGDMPDSIEGADRKDELGSLATAFNKMTKSLNYMATAMGRIADSDLTVKVSPRSENDTIGIALARMLENLKDDNMKIHETVSILSSSLSQISAASAELTASAAETASAVTETNATVEEVKQTAHLSNEKSRQVADVARKAVRTSQQGQKTSEEAASGMRNIRHQMDTIASSIVKLAEQSQHIGDIIFVVNDLADQSNILAVNASIEASKAGEEGRGFTVVAREIRNLSDQSKQSVAQIQLILADIQKATSSAVMITEEGGKAVETGANLSSQTGESILSLSTVINQSAQSSAQIAASSQEQLAGLDQVAVALGSIKQAGEQNLESSRQLEIAVKDLDVQAKSLQVMMDRFKL
- a CDS encoding ABC transporter substrate-binding protein — its product is MVMSLAFVMLTGCSKEEEKIKIGFNIPLTGDIPKVGEASRNAAEMLKEEINSQGGLEVGGKKIPLEFYYEDNESKAESAVNVALKLIEQNGVVAIVGPNSSKQAVPAGGTCNDNRTPMVSPWSTNPDTTKDRPWVFRAAFLDPFQGPVASNFAAKQFNAKTAAVLFDVSNDYSKGLAEIFKSEWESKHGADSVVAFESHGTKDQDFSAQLTNIINSSPDFIFVPDNYNQVALIVKQAHDLGWTGPFMGSDAWGSSELMTLCGKDCIGQFFSTHYAAAGAKGATKEFIDRYTAKFNETPDDVAALTWDATRLLLQAIQDAGSYSSDVKVERKAIRDSLSTIKEFAGITGSMAFDSQGDPIKCAVVVRIDENGQFVFAESVCP
- a CDS encoding branched-chain amino acid ABC transporter permease, giving the protein MQKYSFNFGIWGMALIVVALSQLGALNLYFQSVIMFIGINVILSSSLNVVNGYMGEFSCGHAGFMCVGAYVSSILSVIFFSQNAIFGAPILPPELAIIGFPIVVIISGLVAGLTGLIVAIPSFKTRGDYLAIITIAANYMVISAIENVDVIGGSRGFMGMRKVVNAMTDVIDLPWMMIWVILGTYMSIWMIRRFVSSTYGKGIMAVSQDEVAAEIMSVNTNKMKMAAFMLSSGLAGVAGALFAHVLGYVNPQSFNIMKSTECLVMVYLGGMGSMGGAVLSAILFTVMLELLRFIIPAIDTGLHIINVLPDSYHLSQVWKWVLIPLTLILLMQFRPEGLMGNKELPKLFPGLKKFYKFK
- a CDS encoding branched-chain amino acid ABC transporter permease, with product MDILIQNLLNALQWGSFYALIALGYTLVYGVLLLINFAHGDVFMVGAYIAFFVATFFLGFVDLSPWLTLALTVPLTMLLTAGVGVTLERVAYRPLRRKGAHRLYVVITALMCGLMLENSNLALLGASRKKFPELLDKVIYTWGNVSVTNLKLIVIFTAIAVFILLEFIVTRTKIGMAMRGISYDKFAIPLMGIPIDNVIVFTFVLGSGMAGLAGLLFAMSYPILEPYMGALIGWKAFIAAVVGGIGDIRGAFLGGFLLGFIEVGVVAIFPSSYRDLFAFSILLMILWIKPTGIFGVAKTTKI
- a CDS encoding ABC transporter ATP-binding protein, whose amino-acid sequence is MNTLLEVKDLCVKYGNIEALHGISFNVNEGEIVTLIGANGAGKTTTLLSVSRLPPPEAPKVISGEISWKGESILNVPPHEIISKLHMALVPEGRHIFGNLTVEENLKLATYARKDSAKDINGDYDRVFALFPRLAERRKQRSESLSGGEQQMLAVGRALMSKCTFIMLDEPSMGLAPLLMYDMFRTLKKLNQEGLTILLIEQNANLALKFAHRGYVLDTGEIVAQGTSAELLANPEVKKAYLGG
- a CDS encoding ABC transporter ATP-binding protein is translated as MSLLSIDGLTQRFGGLQAVSDFNIELEEGSLTSLIGPNGAGKTTIFNLISGFYQPTEGVITFDGTPTSNLKPHQVTSLGVARTFQNIRLWNDMTVMDNIRIAQHYRMGYGVLDAIMRTKKYYLREKEIERISTELLEFMDLREYAEELPTNLPYGLQRRVEIARAMSIQPKLLLLDEPAAGLNSSDVDGLITLIKWIHDEFDITILMIEHQMKVVMSLCSWIKCIDFGTTIDEGPPEHIQSSETVIKAYLGDDSI